From Miscanthus floridulus cultivar M001 chromosome 15, ASM1932011v1, whole genome shotgun sequence, the proteins below share one genomic window:
- the LOC136509364 gene encoding protein PRY1-like — protein MRRHATTMIAAVLCLLLFSGRLAAAEKSFGGGGGGGYGGLEAGGGQQPQPEATATPQPEVGGGAGGYSTRSEATPYTPAAEETTTTPAAASSGGEAAAAASGGEASAGGGGYSTPSEAAPSTPAAEETTPAASSGGGGGYGAPAGKAGGGLDPDGDPEVGLNEKAINEIVDEHNLFRAKENAGLPPLVWNATLAKFSQQYAETLKGNCQQIHSSSPYGENLMEGTPGLTWKITVDGWSEEKKNYHYDTDACDAGKMCGHYKAVVWKTTTSVGCGRIKCNSGDTIIMCSYWPPGNYDGVKPY, from the coding sequence ATGCGACGCCACGCCACGACGATGATAGCCGCCGTGCTCTGCCTGCTCCTCTTCTCCGGCCGCCTCGCCGCGGCGGAGAAGTCCTTCGgcggaggtggcggtggaggctacGGCGGGTTGGAGGCCGGTGGTGGCCAGCAGCCGCAGCCGGAGGCCACGGCCACGCCGCAGCCGGAGGTGGGTGGAGGCGCCGGTGGCTACTCCACCCGGAgcgaggcgacgccatacacGCCTGCCGCTGAGGAGACGACGACGACCCCGGCGGCGGCTTCGTCAGGCGGagaggctgctgctgctgcttccggCGGCGAAGCATCCGCGGGTGGAGGCGGCTACTCCACCCCGAGCGAGGCGGCGCCATCCACGCCTGCCGCTGAGGAGACGACCCCGGCGGCTTCGTCCGGCGGCGGGGGTGGTTACGGTGCACCCGCCGGCAAGGCTGGCGGCGGGCTGGACCCCGACGGCGACCCGGAGGTGGGTCTGAACGAGAAGGCGATCAACGAGATCGTGGACGAGCACAACCTGTTCCGCGCCAAGGAGAACGCAGGTTTGCCGCCGCTGGTGTGGAACGCGACGCTGGCCAAGTTCTCGCAGCAGTACGCGGAGACGCTAAAGGGCAACTGCCAGCAGATCCACTCGTCGTCGCCGTACGGGGAGAACCTCATGGAGGGCACGCCGGGGCTCACCTGGAAGATCACCGTCGACGGCTGGAGCGAGGAGAAGAAGAACTACCACTACGACACCGACGCCTGCGACGCCGGCAAGATGTGCGGCCACTACAAGGCCGTCGTCTGGAAGACCACCACCAGCGTCGGATGCGGACGCATCAAGTGCAACAGCGGCGACACCATCATCATGTGCAGCTACTGGCCGCCGGGGAACTACGACGGCGTCAAGCCATACTGA
- the LOC136507826 gene encoding transcription factor MYB16-like, whose product MGRSPCCDKAAVKRGPWSEEEDARLRSYIERHGGSAAGGWMALPRKAGLHRCGKSCRLRWLNYLRPGVRHGGFSPEEDRVICALYAAVGSRWSLIAAHLPGRTDNGIKNYWNTRLKKRFQLLFAGMPPPRRPRDDAGRNADVISAAPVPPPWITTGLPYGTGGGVDDTRIGAGGGGNGTDDDMVMVAEGTNAVVVSQQPPETRSGSCGPAATTELDEMFRSSMGTTGGDLSDMRQSSTEIETASWYHCQQLGSMPNMYW is encoded by the coding sequence ATGGGGCGATCGCCCTGCTGCGACAAGGCGGCGGTGAAGCGCGGGCCGTGgtcggaggaggaggacgcgCGGCTGCGGTCCTACATCGAGCGACACGGCGGCAGCGCCGCCGGGGGCTGGATGGCGCTGCCGCGGAAGGCCGGGCTGCACCGGTGCGGCAAGAGCTGCCGCCTCCGGTGGCTCAACTACCTCCGCCCGGGCGTCCGGCACGGCGGCTTCTCGCCCGAGGAGGACCGCGTCATCTGCGCGCTCTACGCCGCCGTCGGCAGCAGGTGGTCCCTCATCGCCGCGCACCTCCCCGGGAGGACCGACAACGGCATCAAGAACTACTGGAACACGCGCCTCAAGAAGCGCTTCCAACTCCTCTTCGCCGGCATGCCGCCGCCACGGCGACCGCGCGACGACGCCGGGCGGAACGCAGACGTTATTAGTGCGGCACCAGTGCCGCCGCCTTGGATCACCACCGGACTGCCATACGGTACTGGCGGCGGCGTTGATGACACGCGCATTGGTGCCGGCGGAGGCGGCAACGGCACGGACGACGACATGGTCATGGTCGCCGAAGGCACGAACGCCGTCGTCGTGAGCCAGCAGCCTCCAGAAACCAGAAGCGGCTCGTGTGGACCTGCGGCGACGACAGAGCTCGACGAGATGTTCCGGTCTTCGATGGGCACGACCGGCGGCGACCTCTCTGACATGCGTCAGAGCAGCACGGAGATTGAGACGGCCAGTTGGTATCATTGTCAGCAACTAGGAAGCATGCCGAACATGTACTGGTGA
- the LOC136508483 gene encoding CSC1-like protein RXW8, with amino-acid sequence MKISALLTSAGINIGLCVLFLSLYSVLRKQPANVRVYFGRRIAEEHDRLRGAFILERFVPSTGWIVKALQCTEEEILAAAGLDAVVFNRILVFSMRIFTLAALLCVFGILPLNYFGQDIHHVRIPSESLDIFTIGNVEVKSRWLWVHCVTLYIISGVACILLYIEYKHIARLRLLHLTSATPKPSHFTVLVRGIPKADKESCSDVVDGFFTKYHSSSYLFHQVVFKVGKVQKIMTGAKKAYKKFKHFTDETVDQGCRTITYRCCLCGASSNSFKLLNTECEQNRGKADNKSILDLDDEECTAAFVFFKTRYAALVASEILQTSNPMKWVANLAPEPEDVYWSNLWLPYKQLWARRIATLLGSICFMFIFLIPVTFIQGLSQLEQLQQRLPFLRGILKKYYMTQLVTGYLPSVILQIFLYTVAPIMMLFSTLEGPTSHSERKRSACCKVLIFTVWNIFFANVLSGTVISQLNVLSSPKDIPVQLAKAVPGQTTFFITYVLTSGWASLSSEVMQLFGLIWNFIRKYVLRMREDTEFVPSFPYHTEVPKVLLFGLLGFTLSVLAPLILPFLLVYFCLGYVVYRNQLLNVYRTRYDTGGLYWPIACNTVIFSLVLTQIICLGVFGLKESPVAAGFTIPLIILTLLFNQYCRNQLLPLFKTFPAQDLIDMDREDERSGRIDEIHHGLHSAYCQFPDTVDVPLEKIEIVGGDEEQGSTSGESSGKETCEDPKRDLSHPTLKGLPVNRLRQAVRSVTFMIRLQKRGLSEQKIG; translated from the exons ATGAAGATCAGCGCGCTTCTCACCTCCGCGGGCATCAACATTGGCCTATGTGTCCTCTTCCTGTCGCTCTACTCTGTTCTCAGAAAGCAGCCGGCCAATGTCAGGGTCTACTTTGGCCGCAGGATCGCTGAGGAGCATGATCGGCTCCGAGGGGCTTTTATCTTGGAGAGATTTGTTCCATCCACTGGATGGATAGTCAAAGCGCTGCAGTGTACTGAGGAAGAGATCCTGGCTGCTGCTGGGTTGGATGCTGTTGTTTTCAATAGAATTCTAGTATTCAG CATGCGCATCTTCACCCTTGCCGCCCTTTTGTGTGTCTTTGGGATTCTTCCGCTCAATTATTTTGGACAGGATATACACCATGTTCGAATTCCTTCGGAATCACTAGATATATTTACAATTGGGAATGTAGAAGTGAAATCAAGATG GCTCTGGGTCCATTGTGTAACCCTGTACATAATTTCTGGAGTAGCTTGCATTCTGCTATACATT GAGTACAAGCACATTGCCAGGTTGAGGCTCCTTCATCTTACAAGTGCAACACCAAAACCAAGCCATTTTACAGTTCTTGTTCGGGGAATACCAAAGGCAGATAAAGAATCATGCAGTGATGTTGTTGATGGTTTCTTCACAAAGTATCACTCATCTAGTTATCTCTTCCATCAAGTAGTTTTCAAAGTTGGGAAAGTTCAGAAGATAATG ACTGGTGCAAAGAAGGCATATAAGAAGTTCAAACATTTCACAGATGAAACAGTCGATCAGGGATGCAGAACAATTACCTACCGCTGTTGTCTGTGTGGAGCCTCTTCAAATTCTTTCAAGTTATTGAACACTGAATGTGAGCAGAACAGGGGGAAAGCTGACAATAAATCCATCTTGGACTTAGATGATGAG GAATGCACAGCTGCTTTTGTATTTTTCAAAACTCGGTATGCCGCACTTGTTGCATCAGAAATACTTCAAACATCTAACCCTATGAAGTGGGTTGCTAATCTAGCTCCAGAACCAGAAGACGTGTATTGGTCTAATCTTTGGCTACCCTATAAGCAGCTTTGGGCTCGCCGTATCGCTACACTCCTAGGCTCTATTTGTTTTATGTTCATATTTCTGATACCGGTGACATTTATACAAGGGCTATCTCAGCTAGAGCAGTTGCAGCAGAGGCTTCCTTTCCTAAGAGGAATATTGAA GAAATACTACATGACTCAGCTAGTAACTGGATACCTTCCCAGTGTCATACTGCAAATCTTTCTGTACACTGTTGCTCCAATTATGATGCTATTTTCTACATTGGAGGGTCCCACATCACACAGTGAAAGGAAGAGAAGTGCTTGCTGTAAAGTGTTGATCTTCACAGTTTGGAACATATTCTTTGCTAATGTATTATCTGGTACTGTCATAAGTCAATTGAACGTGTTATCAAGCCCAAAGGACATACCTGTCCAGCTTGCTAAAGCTGTACCTGGACAG ACCACCTTCTTCATCACCTATGTCCTGACCTCAGGATGGGCTAGTTTGTCATCTGAAGTTATGCAGCTCTTTGGTCTGATATGGAACTTTATAAGGAAATATGTTCTGAGAATGAGAGAAGATACAGAATTCGTTCCCTCGTTTCCCTACCACACAGAAGTACCAAAAGTTCTGTTGTTTGGACTATTGGGATTCACATTGTCTGTGCTGGCTCCTCTGATCTTACCTTTTCTGCTGGTGTACTTTTGCCTTGGTTATGTTGTCTATCGCAATCAG TTGCTCAATGTGTATCGAACAAGGTACGACACAGGTGGTTTGTATTGGCCAATTGCATGCAACACAGTCATATTCTCTCTTGTGCTCACCCAGATCATCTGCCTTGGTGTATTTGGACTTAAAGAATCGCCAGTAGCTGCAGGCTTCACCATACCTCTTATCATCCTTACTCTTTTATTTAACCAGTACTGCAGAAACCAACTTCTTCCATTATTCAAGACTTTTCCAGCACAG GATttaatcgacatggacagggaagATGAACGGTCAGGAAGAATAGATGAAATTCACCACGGACTTCATTCTGCTTATTGCCAGTTCCCTGACACTGTAGATGTACCCTTGGAAAAAATTGAAATTGTTGGCGGGGATGAGGAGCAAGGTTCTACCTCGGGTGAGTCCAGTGGCAAAGAAACCTGCGAGGATCCCAAGAGGGACCTGTCTCACCCAACACTAAAAGGACTCCCTGTTAACCGTCTCCGGCAAGCTGTGAGGTCGGTTACTTTCATGATCAGATTGCAGAAAAGAGGTTTATCAGAACAGAAAATCGGATAG